GCGGGCGTATGCCGAAGGCCAAGACTCCCAACCCCCCGGACTCACTCGAAGTCCGAGTCCGCCGCATCCACCGGCGCGACCTGAACCGGACCTGGGAGTTCCTCAAGCTCGTCTTCCGCGACGTGAATCGCGAGACGGTGGAGTACCAACGGCCCCGTTCGAAGCGGCGCTTCCTGGAAGTTTACACCTCCGAGTGGATTGAACAGCTCCTCTACGAGGTGGATGGGAGCATCGTCGGATACTCCGAGTGCGCCTTCGAGGCCACCGGAGACGACAACTGGGTGAACCCGCGCTGGTTCGAGAAGCGGGGCATGCGGCCGCTCTTCGTGGAGGAGCTGGCCGTCCATCCGGACTACCAGGGCCGAGGCGTGGGCAGCTTCATGCTCGATCAGCTCCAGCACCTGGCCAGGACGCGGGGCTGCACGCACCTCGTGCTGGAGGTGGCGGAGAACAACGAGTCCGCGCTGGCGTGGTACCGGACGCGCAGCTTCTACAAGCTGGACGCGGCCATCTTCCTGGCCCAGAAGGTGCCCGGTGAGCCGGACCTGCTGCCGCCGCGCCGCCTCAAGCGCCGGCAGAAGGCCACCGCGGAGACGGGCGCGCCCACGACGGGGCCCATGCCCGAGGTCGTCACCGTGAAGGTGGGGGCCGCGCGCAAGAGCCGGTCGACGGCCGCGCGGAAGAAGAGCGGTTGAACGTTCGCCGCCGCCCGATGCTCCGAGCGGCGGCGTGACGTGCTTGTGCTCGCGTCCGCTCAGGCCGGCTGCGGCACGTTGTCCGCCCGCGCGGGCTCGGTGGCGACGGCCGTCGTCGCGGTGCGCGCGGGCTGCGGCACGGGCGCGATGACCGACTCGCCCACCGTCTCTCCGTGCTGGCTCAGGTCCAGGCCCTCGTCCTCGTGCTCGCGGGTGACGCGCAGCGGGACGATGCGGTCCACCAGCTTGTAGAGCAGGTACGAACCCACGAAGGAGAACACCGACACCAGCACCAGCGCGAGCATGTGCATGGTGAAGGTGCGCGTCTCGCCGTGGATGAGGCCCACGTCCTTGGCCAGCACGCCCGTCAGCACCATGCCCACCACGCCGCCCAGGCCGTGGCAGGGAAAGACGTCCAGCGTGTCGTCGAGGGACGTGCGGTTCTTGAAGTGAACCGCCGCGTTGCTCACGAAGCTGGCGACGAGGCCCACGACGATGCTCTGGCCCACGGTGATGAAGCCGGCCGCGGGCGTCACCGCCACCAGGCCCACCACCGCGCCGATGCAGGCGCCCATCGCGCTGGGCTTGCGGCCGCGCAGCCAGTCGAAGGCCATCCACCCCAGCATCGCCGCGGCGGACGCGGTGTTGGTCGTGGCGAAGGCCAGCGTCGCCAGCGACGAGGCCGACATCGCCGAGCCCGCGTTGAAGCCAAACCAGCCGAACCACAGCATGCCCGTGCCCAGCATGACGAAGGGGATGTTGGCGGGCGTGTGCGCCGCGTTCTCCACGTGCACCTGGCGGCGGCCCAGCACCAGCGCGCCGGCCAGCGCCGCGAAGCCCGCGGACATGTGCACCACCGTGCCGCCCGCGAAGTCGAGCACGCCCCAATTGCGCAGGAAGCCCTGCGGGTGCCACGTCCAGTGCGCCAGCGGCGCGTAGATGATGAGCGTGAAGAGCACCATGAAGAGCAGGTACGCCTTGAAGCGCACGCGCTCCGCGAACGCGCCGGTGATGAGCGCCGGGGTGATGATGGCGAACTTGAGCTGGAACAGCGCGAACAGCATCAGGGGAATGGTGGGCGCCAGGTCCGGATGCGTCTCGCCACCCACGCCGCTGAACATGAAGAAGGTCCGCGGGTCGCCGATGAAGCCGTGGAAGCTGTCACCGAAGCTCAGGCTGAAGCCCACCACCACCCAGAGCAGGCTGATGACCGCCATGGCGATGAAGCTCTGCAGCAACGTGGACACCACGTTCTTCAGCCGCACCATGCCGCCGTAGAAGAAGGACAACCCGGGCGTCATCAGCAGCACCAGCGCCGTGGCCGTGAGGATCCACGCCGTGTCCGCCGTGTTGATGGGCTCCCCCCGCACCACCTGCTCCGCGGGCTTCACCAGCAACCCCGCCACACCCACACCCACCAGAAGGGCCACCGCCAACCACTTCTTCATTGCGCCTCCACTTGGAAGACTGACGCAATGCAGTATGGGGCGACTTCGGGCTAGATTCAACGCTCGACGGGTTAGTTCGGCGCTGAAGTAGGTTAATTTCGTCCGGACTTAATCTAAAGGGTTCGACTTGGAGCTGGCGGGCGGCCGGGTGCCCGGCAGGTGAGTCCTATTTGACCTGGATGCGGCCGTCCTTGATCTCCAGGTCCTCGCCGCCCTTGAGGACCACGGTGCCCGCATCCGTCTTCACGGAGCAGGGCCCGGAGCCCTGGATGGTGACGGAGGCCGTCTGGCTCTTTCCGAACGTCACCGACGTCTTCACGCCGCTGCAGACCACGGGCCACGTGTGGCCGCGCGAATCGCGGTTGTAGTAGCGCACCGTTATCGCCGCCGACGCGGATGATGCGAACAGGGATGCAACCAGGGTGACCGCGGTGAGCTTCGTCCTCATGCCTTCTCCTCGAAGCAGGCGTGTTGGTGCCGCGCACACTGGAGCACGGCGTTGGTGTTTGTCCATGCCGTGCGCGTGGCGGAGCACGGCCGTCATACGACAAGTCCCTGACACCCGCGCTGGCGGACAGGTGCTTTGCGTA
This genomic window from Myxococcus hansupus contains:
- a CDS encoding GNAT family N-acetyltransferase is translated as MPKAKTPNPPDSLEVRVRRIHRRDLNRTWEFLKLVFRDVNRETVEYQRPRSKRRFLEVYTSEWIEQLLYEVDGSIVGYSECAFEATGDDNWVNPRWFEKRGMRPLFVEELAVHPDYQGRGVGSFMLDQLQHLARTRGCTHLVLEVAENNESALAWYRTRSFYKLDAAIFLAQKVPGEPDLLPPRRLKRRQKATAETGAPTTGPMPEVVTVKVGAARKSRSTAARKKSG
- a CDS encoding ammonium transporter gives rise to the protein MKKWLAVALLVGVGVAGLLVKPAEQVVRGEPINTADTAWILTATALVLLMTPGLSFFYGGMVRLKNVVSTLLQSFIAMAVISLLWVVVGFSLSFGDSFHGFIGDPRTFFMFSGVGGETHPDLAPTIPLMLFALFQLKFAIITPALITGAFAERVRFKAYLLFMVLFTLIIYAPLAHWTWHPQGFLRNWGVLDFAGGTVVHMSAGFAALAGALVLGRRQVHVENAAHTPANIPFVMLGTGMLWFGWFGFNAGSAMSASSLATLAFATTNTASAAAMLGWMAFDWLRGRKPSAMGACIGAVVGLVAVTPAAGFITVGQSIVVGLVASFVSNAAVHFKNRTSLDDTLDVFPCHGLGGVVGMVLTGVLAKDVGLIHGETRTFTMHMLALVLVSVFSFVGSYLLYKLVDRIVPLRVTREHEDEGLDLSQHGETVGESVIAPVPQPARTATTAVATEPARADNVPQPA